One window from the genome of Bacillus tianshenii encodes:
- the metA gene encoding homoserine O-succinyltransferase, with amino-acid sequence MPINIPSHLPAKEVLEKENIFVMEEERAYTQDIRPLNIAILNLMPQKEKTETQILRLLGNSPLQVNITLLHPKTHRSKNTKQEHLKNFYRTIDEVKQRKYDGMIITGAPIEHLEFEAVTYWEELKEIMEWTKTNVTSTLHICWGAQAGLYYHYDVPKYPLKEKCFGIFPHRTFKKKTRLLRGFDDLYFVPHSRYTETKLADVEEIDDLEILATSEQAGVCLVASKDRKQIFLTGHPEYDVDTLKEEYDRDIQKGIDMKTPINYYPNNDPSQPPMNLWRSHANLLFVNWLNYYVYQATPYVWE; translated from the coding sequence TTGCCGATTAATATTCCTTCCCATCTACCAGCAAAAGAAGTATTAGAAAAAGAAAACATTTTCGTCATGGAAGAAGAGCGGGCATACACACAGGACATTCGTCCATTAAATATAGCGATTCTCAATTTAATGCCACAAAAAGAAAAAACAGAAACACAAATCCTCCGCTTGCTGGGGAATTCTCCGCTGCAAGTGAACATTACCTTGCTTCATCCGAAAACACACCGCTCAAAAAATACAAAACAAGAGCATTTAAAGAATTTTTACCGGACAATTGATGAAGTGAAGCAGCGTAAATATGACGGTATGATTATCACTGGTGCTCCAATTGAGCATTTAGAATTTGAAGCAGTTACCTACTGGGAAGAACTAAAAGAGATAATGGAATGGACGAAAACAAATGTTACATCAACACTGCATATTTGTTGGGGCGCACAAGCAGGGCTTTACTATCATTACGACGTACCCAAATACCCCCTGAAAGAAAAATGTTTCGGAATCTTTCCACATCGCACCTTTAAAAAGAAAACCCGTTTATTGAGAGGGTTTGATGATTTGTATTTCGTCCCTCATTCACGTTATACAGAAACAAAGCTTGCAGATGTTGAAGAAATCGACGATTTAGAAATATTAGCAACAAGTGAACAAGCAGGGGTTTGTCTCGTCGCATCGAAAGACCGAAAGCAAATCTTTTTAACAGGTCATCCTGAATATGACGTTGATACATTGAAGGAAGAGTATGACCGAGACATTCAAAAAGGAATTGATATGAAAACACCTATTAACTATTATCCAAACAACGACCCTTCACAACCGCCTATGAACTTGTGGCGCTCACATGCAAACCTGTTATTTGTAAACTGGTTGAACTATTACGTTTATCAAGCAACACCTTATGTATGGGAATAG
- a CDS encoding PH domain-containing protein has translation MFKKIASDALGLSDIGSVIGPEDYDKVDTDDYVMHEDDEKIYFLIKSKADEYCFTNKALIHLDGESATSKKRTLRRYEYYVNQISSVALETAGTIDLDIEIKFKMGNESFSIDAHKKHIAELKDLYKSLLKISEIQRDNQSYLDYATQSVELASSTLTRSEGTGSHLYEEFREINQIAFAWFVENKEKYNVKDFGNIYERYIHN, from the coding sequence TTGTTTAAAAAAATCGCCTCAGATGCATTGGGACTAAGCGATATCGGAAGCGTCATTGGGCCAGAGGACTATGATAAAGTGGATACTGACGACTATGTGATGCATGAAGATGATGAGAAAATTTATTTTTTAATCAAATCTAAGGCAGATGAATATTGCTTTACAAACAAAGCTTTAATCCATCTTGATGGTGAAAGTGCAACGAGCAAAAAACGGACGCTTCGCCGTTATGAATATTATGTTAACCAAATTTCTAGTGTTGCCCTTGAAACAGCTGGTACCATTGATTTAGACATTGAAATTAAGTTTAAAATGGGCAATGAGAGCTTCTCAATTGATGCACATAAAAAGCATATTGCCGAATTAAAAGATTTATATAAATCATTACTGAAAATCTCTGAAATTCAACGTGACAATCAGTCCTATCTTGATTATGCAACCCAAAGTGTTGAACTAGCTTCATCGACATTAACTCGCAGTGAAGGAACCGGTTCTCATTTGTATGAAGAATTCAGAGAAATCAATCAAATTGCCTTTGCTTGGTTCGTTGAAAATAAAGAAAAATATAATGTGAAAGATTTTGGCAACATCTATGAACGATATATTCATAATTAG
- a CDS encoding transcriptional regulator produces the protein MRKVLQYCLEEGIVCELIYQSDADLFTKRRIKVHEVTDDYVRGYCYLRKATRTFKMKNILSCAPFSS, from the coding sequence ATGAGGAAAGTGCTGCAATATTGCTTAGAAGAAGGCATCGTTTGTGAGTTGATCTACCAGTCTGATGCGGATCTTTTTACGAAAAGACGTATTAAAGTTCATGAAGTCACTGACGATTATGTGAGAGGGTATTGTTACCTCAGAAAAGCAACGCGAACATTCAAAATGAAGAACATTCTCTCCTGTGCACCGTTCTCTTCATAG
- a CDS encoding Ig-like domain-containing protein: MLTRFTAVLLFVVAFFPLIVTAASPWDETNVPTNKIWTIEFNTKMKESTINRNNIYVTNEHGDTLSTIDVSLSDDQSFVRVSNSSPYNKGETYRLVITQNVKSDAGINLKEPIEMVFTTRKDTINNSRTAPATIGEPFVIGSGAVSYELELTELLSGEDAWQKAYEASPYNEPPGAGKEYIFAKFKVKLLTAERSKYFSYHDFTIVSKQGNELKRPVLYRMEDRFAKDLEAGDEFEGWIFTEVDKTDNAPLLQYEDHLTDLKADLWFKLRKE, encoded by the coding sequence ATGTTAACACGTTTTACGGCCGTACTGTTATTTGTCGTCGCTTTCTTTCCCCTTATTGTAACTGCTGCCTCACCATGGGATGAAACGAACGTACCAACGAATAAAATTTGGACAATCGAGTTCAACACAAAAATGAAAGAAAGCACGATTAATAGAAACAATATTTATGTAACAAACGAGCATGGGGACACTCTTTCAACGATTGATGTTTCTTTATCAGATGATCAAAGCTTTGTTCGCGTCAGCAATTCCTCTCCTTACAATAAAGGTGAAACCTATCGCTTAGTTATTACGCAGAATGTGAAATCAGATGCTGGAATAAACCTAAAAGAACCGATTGAAATGGTTTTTACAACGAGAAAAGATACAATCAATAACTCAAGAACCGCCCCTGCAACGATCGGAGAACCTTTTGTAATTGGCAGTGGGGCTGTTTCCTATGAATTAGAGCTAACTGAGCTTCTTTCAGGTGAAGATGCTTGGCAGAAAGCTTATGAAGCAAGTCCTTATAACGAACCGCCCGGCGCTGGGAAAGAATATATATTTGCTAAGTTCAAAGTAAAGCTACTTACAGCAGAACGCTCAAAATATTTTAGCTATCATGATTTCACGATTGTTTCTAAGCAAGGAAATGAACTGAAGCGTCCTGTCTTATACCGAATGGAAGACCGCTTTGCTAAGGATTTAGAAGCTGGAGATGAATTTGAAGGCTGGATTTTTACTGAGGTTGATAAGACAGACAATGCCCCCCTTCTTCAATATGAAGATCACTTGACTGACTTAAAGGCTGATTTATGGTTTAAACTACGAAAGGAATAA
- a CDS encoding aspartyl-phosphate phosphatase Spo0E family protein: MRIKCKELLEQIEDKRKEMLEAAKTTGFLSDLTLKCSQELDELLNRYQQNM; the protein is encoded by the coding sequence ATGCGTATTAAGTGCAAAGAATTGCTCGAACAAATTGAAGATAAACGAAAAGAAATGCTTGAAGCTGCGAAAACAACTGGATTCCTTTCCGACCTCACCCTAAAATGCAGCCAAGAGCTTGATGAATTATTAAATAGATATCAACAAAACATGTGA
- the rraA gene encoding ribonuclease E activity regulator RraA — translation MTVKTADLCDDYAKDLSVCQLTFQSYGKRQAFSGKITTVEVFEDNVLVKERLKTAPRGSVVVVNGGGSRRCALLGDRLGDIAVERGLAGIIINGCVRDSSELKELEVGIFALGTMPLKSEKRGEGNIDVPVKFGGVTWNPGEYVYADEDGIVISEVPLMKEEESEQTMEA, via the coding sequence ATGACGGTTAAAACTGCTGATTTATGTGATGACTATGCAAAGGATTTATCGGTGTGTCAACTTACGTTTCAGTCTTATGGGAAAAGACAAGCTTTTTCTGGGAAAATTACAACGGTAGAAGTATTTGAAGATAATGTGCTTGTTAAAGAACGCTTAAAAACAGCCCCGCGGGGTTCGGTCGTTGTTGTAAACGGCGGAGGTTCTCGCCGCTGCGCATTATTAGGGGATCGTCTTGGTGATATTGCAGTTGAAAGAGGGCTGGCAGGAATCATTATTAACGGATGTGTACGTGACTCAAGTGAATTAAAGGAATTAGAGGTTGGGATTTTTGCACTTGGAACAATGCCACTAAAGAGTGAAAAACGAGGCGAAGGCAATATTGACGTACCAGTGAAGTTTGGCGGCGTGACATGGAATCCTGGAGAATATGTATATGCCGATGAAGATGGCATTGTTATTTCTGAGGTACCATTGATGAAGGAAGAAGAATCAGAACAAACAATGGAAGCTTAA
- a CDS encoding NAD(P)/FAD-dependent oxidoreductase, which translates to MSNYDVIVVGAGPAGIFACYELTLKKPEAKVLLIDKGHDIYTRRCPILEKKVSKCPPAAGKKEFAGCLPACSITNGFGGAGAYSDGKFNITSEFGGWMTDFLSNSQVVDLIKYVDQINLEHGATESITDPLTPKVKEIEKRGYAAGLKLLRAQVRHLGTEQNLEILKSIYEYLKDKVEMRYKTEVEDLITEKEDGKHVAKGVQLKNGEAMHAQKVIVVPGRDGSKWLTQILKKRRLKMLNNQVDIGVRVETSDIVMEEINEHLYEGKFIFNTSVGTRVRTFCSNPSGHVVVENHSGTMLANGHAYKDPELGSQNTNFALLVSHKFADPFDQPNEYAHEVSSLANRLSSGGIIVQKYGDILKGRRSTDKRIREGFLEPTMKEAVPGDLGLVLPYNTMKSLIEMTEALNHVSPGLASEHTLFYGVEAKFYSARPKLDEKFESEISGLYVGGDGAGITRGLAQASACGVWIAQNVITTLQ; encoded by the coding sequence ATGAGCAACTATGATGTAATTGTGGTCGGCGCAGGTCCGGCGGGAATTTTTGCATGCTATGAATTAACATTAAAAAAACCGGAAGCAAAAGTGCTTCTAATTGATAAAGGTCATGATATTTATACGAGACGTTGTCCGATTCTTGAAAAGAAAGTTTCAAAGTGTCCGCCTGCAGCAGGAAAGAAAGAATTTGCAGGCTGTTTGCCTGCCTGTTCGATTACAAACGGATTTGGCGGAGCTGGCGCGTATTCCGATGGTAAATTCAATATCACAAGTGAATTTGGCGGTTGGATGACAGACTTTTTATCAAACTCCCAAGTTGTTGACTTAATTAAATATGTTGACCAAATTAACCTCGAGCACGGTGCGACAGAATCAATTACAGACCCGCTTACACCGAAGGTAAAAGAAATTGAAAAGCGTGGTTATGCGGCTGGGTTAAAATTATTACGAGCACAAGTACGACATTTAGGGACAGAGCAAAACCTTGAAATTTTAAAATCTATTTATGAATATTTAAAAGACAAAGTAGAAATGCGCTACAAAACAGAAGTCGAAGACCTAATTACAGAAAAAGAAGATGGAAAACATGTAGCGAAAGGCGTGCAGTTGAAAAACGGAGAAGCAATGCATGCGCAAAAAGTAATTGTTGTACCTGGACGCGATGGCTCGAAGTGGTTAACACAAATCTTAAAAAAACGCCGCTTGAAAATGCTGAATAACCAAGTTGATATTGGCGTTCGTGTAGAGACATCTGATATCGTAATGGAGGAAATAAACGAGCATTTATATGAGGGTAAATTTATTTTCAATACAAGTGTCGGAACGCGAGTCCGAACATTCTGCAGTAACCCGTCAGGTCATGTTGTCGTTGAAAATCACTCAGGTACAATGCTTGCTAATGGTCACGCTTACAAAGACCCAGAGCTTGGTAGCCAAAATACGAACTTTGCTTTGTTAGTTTCTCATAAATTTGCTGATCCTTTTGACCAGCCTAATGAATATGCCCATGAAGTGTCTTCACTTGCAAACCGACTATCAAGCGGTGGGATTATTGTTCAAAAGTATGGAGATATCTTAAAGGGGCGGCGCTCCACAGATAAGCGGATTCGTGAGGGATTCTTAGAACCGACAATGAAAGAAGCAGTTCCAGGCGACTTGGGACTTGTTCTGCCATACAATACGATGAAATCGCTTATTGAAATGACAGAAGCATTAAATCATGTTTCGCCAGGACTTGCGAGTGAGCATACATTATTTTACGGTGTTGAAGCTAAGTTTTACTCAGCACGACCTAAGCTAGACGAAAAGTTCGAATCAGAAATCAGTGGATTATATGTCGGTGGGGATGGCGCAGGAATAACGCGCGGGCTTGCGCAAGCAAGTGCATGCGGTGTATGGATTGCGCAAAATGTCATCACCACCTTACAATAA
- a CDS encoding methyl-accepting chemotaxis protein: protein MKATRKTGIAFKFVGTNVLFVTVLMVLVIVTTNHIVYKTFYQTISENAMSKVEHNTGLLTLTFQNYLDIIKTISTNEAFLEDDVALQREVLAKRIDLFPVFEDLFFVKADGTAYLPNGKNVNLKDRDYFADAMAGKQVISNPVISRNTDNPISVFTAPVKKGDKVIGFIGGSINFLTVSEQIKPYGFDHASAYAYIVDKNGLVIAHPDRDFILKENIRKVSERIPQEVVNVTDTILKEKSGVSPYEFQGVKTQNFFREIDGTDGWKFVSKVPEEYISAPAKQTTGILLLIGSLSILGAIIISILMARVITKPVKDILNLIQLTADYQLKETNDFSHVTKRKDEIGDMAKSLIHLRRSFRELITSVQTQISDAKHNMEINVQTAELVSHHSKDTFTSTESLSHALGEVSSSTENVSNNLNQVIHKFEELVQEVDEGTTMVKDIYDRATVLEKDIHESRVKASTIYKKVIDEMAGTIETAKSVNKISQLSNAISDIADQTNLLALNASIEAARAGEQGRGFAVVAEEVRKLAEQSTQSVYDIKSVTEEVVVAVEKLITHTETLLNFQETEVLSDFDKFGSVSEQYKGDATSILKLLKHVEGAAENVNHSVAESNHFLKQLRSLVDESNESIETIVERNKELTKDNETVKQISEQTSESTEELSRLIQKVSI, encoded by the coding sequence ATGAAAGCTACAAGAAAAACAGGAATTGCATTTAAGTTTGTAGGAACGAATGTGCTGTTTGTAACAGTGCTGATGGTATTAGTGATCGTGACGACGAATCACATCGTCTATAAAACGTTTTACCAAACGATCTCAGAAAATGCCATGAGTAAAGTTGAACATAATACAGGACTTTTAACACTAACGTTCCAGAATTATCTTGATATTATTAAGACAATTTCAACGAATGAAGCGTTTTTAGAAGATGATGTTGCGTTGCAGCGGGAAGTTCTTGCAAAGCGTATCGATCTTTTTCCGGTTTTTGAAGACCTGTTTTTTGTAAAAGCAGATGGAACTGCATATCTGCCAAATGGAAAGAATGTGAATTTAAAGGATAGAGATTATTTTGCTGATGCAATGGCAGGTAAGCAAGTTATTTCTAATCCAGTAATTAGCCGAAATACGGACAATCCGATTTCTGTTTTTACTGCACCTGTTAAGAAGGGTGATAAGGTGATTGGTTTTATTGGAGGTTCGATTAATTTCTTAACAGTAAGTGAACAAATTAAACCGTATGGATTCGATCATGCGAGTGCATATGCGTATATTGTAGATAAAAACGGCCTTGTTATCGCCCACCCGGATAGGGATTTTATTTTAAAAGAAAACATTCGCAAAGTAAGTGAACGGATCCCGCAGGAAGTTGTGAACGTGACAGACACGATTTTAAAAGAAAAAAGCGGTGTTTCTCCTTATGAATTTCAAGGCGTGAAAACACAAAACTTTTTCAGAGAAATTGATGGAACTGATGGATGGAAGTTTGTAAGTAAAGTGCCTGAGGAATATATTAGTGCGCCTGCTAAGCAGACAACAGGCATTTTATTACTGATTGGTTCGTTAAGTATATTAGGGGCTATCATTATTTCAATTCTCATGGCCCGTGTCATTACGAAACCTGTAAAAGACATTTTGAACCTTATTCAATTAACAGCAGATTATCAGCTTAAGGAAACGAATGACTTTTCTCATGTGACAAAGCGGAAAGATGAAATTGGGGATATGGCAAAATCACTCATTCATTTGCGGCGTTCATTTCGTGAATTAATTACTTCCGTTCAGACGCAGATCTCAGATGCGAAGCATAACATGGAAATTAATGTTCAAACGGCTGAACTCGTTTCTCATCACTCCAAAGATACGTTTACATCTACGGAAAGTCTAAGTCATGCATTGGGCGAAGTATCAAGTTCTACGGAAAATGTTTCGAATAATCTGAATCAAGTTATTCATAAGTTTGAAGAGCTTGTTCAAGAAGTAGATGAAGGGACAACGATGGTCAAAGATATCTATGACCGGGCTACAGTGCTTGAAAAGGATATTCATGAATCACGAGTGAAAGCTTCAACCATTTATAAGAAAGTAATCGATGAAATGGCGGGTACAATTGAAACGGCTAAGTCAGTTAATAAGATTAGCCAGCTCTCTAATGCTATTTCAGATATTGCTGACCAAACGAACCTGCTGGCGTTAAATGCTTCAATTGAAGCAGCTAGAGCTGGTGAACAAGGCAGGGGCTTTGCTGTCGTTGCTGAAGAAGTACGGAAGCTCGCAGAACAATCGACTCAATCTGTATATGACATTAAGAGTGTGACAGAAGAAGTGGTTGTAGCAGTAGAGAAATTAATTACGCATACAGAGACATTGCTTAATTTCCAAGAAACTGAGGTTCTTTCAGATTTCGATAAGTTTGGAAGCGTATCTGAGCAATATAAAGGTGATGCGACATCAATATTGAAACTGCTTAAGCATGTAGAAGGGGCTGCTGAAAATGTTAATCACTCTGTTGCTGAATCGAATCATTTCCTTAAGCAGCTTCGCTCACTTGTAGACGAAAGTAACGAAAGCATTGAAACAATAGTTGAACGAAATAAAGAACTTACCAAAGATAATGAAACTGTCAAACAGATTTCTGAGCAAACATCGGAAAGCACTGAAGAGCTAAGTAGGTTGATTCAAAAAGTTTCAATTTAA
- the cspD gene encoding cold-shock protein CspD — translation MQNGKVKWFNAEKGYGFIEVEGGDDVFVHYSAIEQEGFKTLEEGQEVSFEIVEGNRGPQAANVTKL, via the coding sequence ATGCAAAACGGTAAAGTAAAATGGTTCAACGCTGAAAAAGGCTATGGCTTCATCGAAGTTGAAGGCGGAGACGATGTATTCGTACACTACTCTGCAATCGAACAAGAAGGCTTCAAAACTCTTGAAGAAGGTCAAGAAGTTTCTTTCGAAATCGTAGAAGGTAACCGTGGACCACAAGCGGCTAACGTAACAAAACTATAA
- a CDS encoding DUF2564 family protein, with amino-acid sequence MTKRDDGIQSGFNQQEQAEMAVKAAQKMVGSATMSMEPRALQAATEAIMQAQQQLHSLTAEQYKGFVSQQQVFLNRCQEQLNEAQH; translated from the coding sequence ATGACAAAACGAGATGATGGTATTCAAAGTGGCTTCAACCAACAAGAACAAGCAGAGATGGCTGTGAAAGCGGCACAGAAAATGGTCGGTTCTGCCACAATGAGCATGGAACCCCGCGCCCTTCAAGCCGCCACTGAAGCAATTATGCAGGCTCAACAACAGCTTCACTCATTAACTGCAGAACAATATAAAGGGTTTGTTTCTCAACAACAAGTTTTCCTTAACCGCTGTCAAGAACAATTAAATGAAGCTCAGCATTAA
- a CDS encoding zinc-finger domain-containing protein has translation MKRKEIIEEVTELIDTYCTDCLLRAHHSKEYGRKQALRFCIKQCTVGEKIQQYGKKLT, from the coding sequence ATGAAGCGTAAGGAAATCATCGAAGAAGTAACAGAATTAATTGACACATACTGTACAGATTGTCTGCTAAGGGCTCATCACAGTAAAGAATATGGCCGAAAACAGGCTTTAAGGTTTTGTATTAAACAATGCACAGTTGGTGAAAAAATACAACAATATGGAAAGAAGTTAACGTAA
- a CDS encoding ribonuclease H family protein, which translates to MKIKIEWLYKAPKGPQTVFQSEEMKAQSALKLAKDIERTGRVKSLKLIDEKNEQWTVKNLERFLKELDKEPHDLVVYFDGSYEKETTEAGVGIVVYYTQGSKRHRIRKNSRFDELSSNNEAEYAALWLAVLELEALNVHHLSVVIRGDSQVVLQQLAGEWPVYDEEHNRWIDRIEEKLASMKLSAVYELLERKDNKEADQLASQALRNIDIESEQEIE; encoded by the coding sequence ATGAAAATAAAAATTGAATGGCTATATAAAGCGCCGAAGGGTCCTCAAACCGTATTTCAAAGTGAAGAAATGAAGGCGCAATCAGCGCTTAAATTGGCAAAGGACATTGAGCGGACAGGACGCGTGAAATCACTTAAGTTAATTGATGAGAAAAACGAGCAGTGGACTGTAAAGAACCTAGAACGTTTCTTAAAAGAGCTTGATAAAGAACCGCATGATTTGGTAGTGTATTTTGATGGTAGTTATGAGAAGGAAACGACTGAAGCGGGTGTCGGAATTGTTGTTTACTACACGCAAGGCAGTAAACGACACCGTATTCGAAAAAACAGCCGTTTTGACGAATTATCATCAAATAATGAAGCAGAATATGCAGCACTTTGGCTGGCGGTTTTGGAACTTGAAGCACTAAACGTGCATCATTTGTCTGTTGTAATTCGAGGAGATTCTCAAGTTGTTTTACAGCAGCTTGCAGGAGAATGGCCAGTTTATGATGAAGAACATAATCGGTGGATTGACCGAATTGAGGAAAAGCTTGCGTCGATGAAGCTCTCTGCTGTGTATGAACTGCTAGAGCGAAAAGATAACAAAGAAGCGGACCAACTGGCAAGTCAAGCACTTCGAAATATTGATATTGAAAGCGAACAAGAGATCGAATAA
- a CDS encoding queuosine precursor transporter — MFNEWLWLGFAIVNFCFILAAYQLFGKSGLFGWIALSTILANVQVVKTVELFGIIATLGNIMYGTGFLATDILNEKYGRRTAQKGVAIGFFSLLVMTVLMQIAIRFVPHEFDVSQEALKTIFGIQIRVAVGSLAAYLISQYVDVRLYSLLKNKFSSNRYLWVRNNGSTMISQLLDTLIFCTIAFLGVFPTNEWVMVVLSTYVIKWLVAVLDTPFLYIAKQLQPKQWD, encoded by the coding sequence ATGTTTAATGAATGGTTATGGCTTGGATTTGCCATTGTAAACTTTTGTTTTATTTTAGCGGCCTATCAGCTTTTCGGCAAGAGTGGACTGTTTGGCTGGATTGCCCTATCTACCATTTTGGCAAATGTACAAGTCGTTAAAACGGTTGAGTTATTTGGTATTATTGCCACTCTTGGTAACATCATGTATGGAACTGGCTTTTTAGCAACTGATATTTTAAATGAAAAATACGGACGAAGAACAGCCCAAAAAGGCGTAGCGATTGGTTTCTTTTCTCTGCTTGTCATGACGGTCCTTATGCAGATTGCAATCCGCTTCGTTCCCCATGAATTTGATGTTTCTCAAGAGGCTCTTAAGACGATTTTTGGTATTCAAATTCGTGTTGCAGTGGGAAGCCTTGCTGCATATTTAATTAGTCAATATGTAGATGTACGTTTATACAGCTTATTAAAAAATAAGTTTTCTTCTAATCGTTACCTTTGGGTCCGCAATAACGGCAGTACAATGATAAGTCAGCTGCTTGATACGCTTATCTTTTGCACAATTGCATTCCTAGGTGTGTTTCCGACCAATGAATGGGTGATGGTTGTCTTGTCTACTTATGTAATTAAATGGCTTGTGGCCGTTTTAGATACACCATTTTTATATATTGCTAAACAGTTGCAGCCGAAACAATGGGATTGA
- a CDS encoding reverse transcriptase-like protein: MLEVYIDGASAGDPGPSGAGIYIKSSAIQQRHSVPLGTMSNHEAEYWALIKALEICLELNDSVISVRTDSKLIEQAVEKRWAKNNRFVPLLEKALLLADQFDLFFIKWIPSKQNGAADELAKQAVQQCKEEMRENE, from the coding sequence TTGCTTGAAGTCTATATTGATGGTGCCAGCGCAGGAGACCCAGGACCTTCTGGAGCTGGTATTTACATAAAAAGCAGCGCTATTCAACAACGACATTCAGTACCACTTGGAACAATGTCAAATCATGAGGCCGAATATTGGGCTTTGATTAAAGCACTTGAAATTTGCTTAGAGCTTAATGATTCGGTTATTTCAGTTCGAACAGACTCGAAATTAATTGAACAAGCGGTTGAAAAGCGATGGGCAAAGAATAATCGTTTTGTACCACTTCTTGAAAAAGCTTTACTTCTTGCAGATCAGTTTGACCTCTTTTTCATAAAGTGGATTCCAAGTAAACAAAATGGTGCCGCAGACGAACTTGCAAAGCAAGCTGTTCAACAATGTAAAGAAGAAATGAGAGAAAACGAATGA
- a CDS encoding DMT family transporter, with translation MKKTILADVCLLLVAVVWGATFVIVQNAVAILEPFTFNAVRFGIAALFLFLWTWLFARKQFKQLNRKLVSAGLIMGTWLCAAYALQTFGLLYTSSSKAGFITGLSVVLVPLFAYLFLKQTPKPNAITGALLATFGLYLLTLGDTFSVNQGDLLVFFCAISFAMHIIVTGKYTSAYPTLLLTSVQIAVVSIWSAVGALFVEPWQMAFDLEVIAHTDVLFALIITSIFATALAFLAQTNFQKYTTPARVALIFAMEPVFAAITAFIWAGERLTSKALVGCLLIFLGMILAELPQNVFATTRRKKNSLYR, from the coding sequence ATGAAGAAAACAATATTAGCCGATGTTTGCTTACTACTTGTTGCAGTCGTCTGGGGTGCTACATTTGTCATTGTACAAAATGCAGTGGCTATTCTTGAGCCCTTTACCTTTAACGCAGTCCGCTTTGGAATTGCAGCCCTTTTTCTTTTCCTTTGGACATGGTTATTTGCACGAAAGCAATTTAAACAACTGAACAGAAAATTGGTGTCAGCAGGTCTTATTATGGGTACATGGCTTTGTGCAGCCTATGCGTTGCAAACATTCGGTCTGTTGTACACAAGCTCTTCAAAGGCCGGATTTATTACTGGGTTAAGTGTTGTGCTCGTTCCACTATTTGCTTATCTCTTTCTGAAACAAACGCCAAAACCAAATGCTATCACAGGTGCTTTGCTTGCTACATTTGGGCTTTACTTATTAACATTAGGGGATACCTTTTCGGTCAATCAAGGTGACTTACTTGTCTTCTTCTGTGCCATTTCCTTTGCCATGCATATTATCGTAACAGGAAAGTATACGTCAGCCTACCCGACACTACTATTAACATCTGTACAAATTGCAGTTGTATCAATATGGAGTGCAGTTGGCGCCTTGTTTGTTGAACCATGGCAAATGGCTTTTGACCTTGAGGTGATTGCCCATACAGATGTGCTGTTCGCTCTCATCATTACTTCTATCTTTGCAACCGCGCTTGCATTTTTGGCACAGACAAATTTCCAAAAATACACAACACCCGCTCGTGTTGCCTTAATCTTTGCAATGGAGCCTGTGTTTGCTGCGATTACTGCATTTATTTGGGCAGGTGAACGATTAACATCAAAAGCACTTGTTGGCTGTCTGCTTATCTTTCTTGGTATGATTCTCGCAGAGCTACCACAAAATGTTTTCGCCACCACAAGACGAAAGAAAAACAGTTTATATAGGTAG